The Rhodoferax ferrireducens T118 DNA segment GCAAAGTCGTCGGTTTGAATGCTCACGGCAGGTGGGGGTGCTAAAGGAAGCTTGACTATAGCGCGCGGCGAAGGGGTGAAGGGTGCCCCTACAACGCGCGCCCGGTGCAGGCGATCCTGGGCGGCTGGCACGATGCTGCCTGGCTGGCGTGGGCCGCCCAAAGAACGGCGACAATTGCGCCATGAACACTTCAACCAACTCCAGCGCTTTTGCGCCCCTGAAAAACGACACCTTCCTGCGCGCCTGCCTGCGCCAGGCCACTGACTACACGCCTATCTGGATGATGCGCCAGGCCGGGCGGTTTTTGCCGGAATACCGGGCTACGCGCGCCAAAGCGGGCAGCTTCATGGGTCTGGCCACCAACACCGACTACGCCACCGAAGTCACGCTGCAGCCGGTCGAGCGCTTTCCGATTGATGCTGCCATCTTGTTCAGCGACATCCTCACCGTGCCCGACGCCATGGGCTTGGGCCTGTCGTTTGCCTTGGGCGAAGGTCCCAAATTTGCCCATCCGGTACAGGACGAGGCAGCCGTTGCCAAGCTGGCCGTGCCCGACATGGACAAGCTGCGTTATGTGTTTGACGCCGTCACCTCGATTCGCAAGGCCCTCAACGGCAAAGTGCCGTTGATCGGTTTTTCAGGCAGCCCCTGGACGCTGGGCTGCTACATGGTGGAGGGTGCTGGCTCGGACGATTACCGCTTGGTCAAGACCATGCTCTACAGCCGCCCTGACCTGATGCACAGGATTTTGCAGATCAACGCCGACTCGGTGGCGCAGTACCTCAACGCGCAGATCGAAGCGGGCGCCCAGGCGGTGATGATTTTTGACAGCTGGGGCGGTGTGCTGGCCGACGGCGCGTTCCAGGAGTTCAGCCTGGCCTACACGGCCCGGGTGCTGGCGCAACTCAAGCGCGAACACAACGGGGCGCGTATTCCGCGCATCGTCTTTACCAAAGGCGGCGGCATGTGGCTGAAGGAAATGGGGCTACTTGACTGCGACGTGCTGGGCCTGGACTGGACCGTCAATCTGGCCAAAGCGCGTGCCATTGTGGGCGACAGCAAAGCCTTGCAAGGCAACATGGACCCCAACGTGCTGTTTGCCTCGCCGGCCCAAATCGCCGCCGAAGCGACCAGAGTGCTGGACAGTTTTGGCACGCCCTATGCCGGTGAAGGAACCGGTCCGACGCATATTTTCAACCTGGGACATGGCATCAGCCAGCACACACCGCCGGAGCATGTGGCGGCGCTGGTACAGGCGGTGCATGAGCACTCGCGCAAGATGCGGGCCTGAAGTCACTTTGAACGGCCGGTGCCAGGCCTTTTTTGTTACTTTGACCTGAACGCCTAGCACCTTTTGATCCGAATGGGGAATGTTGCGATTTAACTTATGCACAAAAATTTGTCTTTGTAAAGAGTTACTGCTCTGGTCACAAGCAATTTGCTATTAAACAAATAGCGATCACAAGTGATTGATTTATAACGATATTAATTTTTGCTAATTTTGTAAGCAAATTGATCAAAGCCTTGATTTGCAAGGGTTTGAGGGCAATCCAGGCAAACTATCAACAAAGTTATCCACAGAAATTCTGGATGATCATCAAATCGCTTATGAATCAAGGGTTTAAGCCAGCTTTCGCAAGTTCACATCAACAAAATGCCCAAAGTCGGGCTCTGGCATGACCCATCAGCTTGCAGTTCTGGTTCACACGCCAGTCCACAGTGCCGTCGCCGGGACGCTGAGCTATGTCAGTGAGTTGCCACTTACCGTCGGTAGCTTGGTGCGTGTGCCACTGGGTCAGCGTGAGCTCTTGGGCGTGGTGTGGGACGCGCCACTTGATTCCCCAGCGGCCAGCTTTGATCCGCAGAAACTGCGTCCCATCAGCAGTGCCCTGGACGGTATTGCGCCGCTGAGCGCCAGCTGGCGCCAGCTGGTGACCTTTGCGGCCCATTATTACCAGCGCTCCGTGGGCGAGGTGGCGCTGGCAGCCTTGCCGCCACAATTGCGCGACCTGAGCACCCAGCAGTGGGGCCGTCGCCTCAAACGTCACGCCAAGGCGGGGGCAGTGGGCGAGCCTGCCCTGGTTGATGCTTCTGAATTAGTAGCGCTTAGTCCAGAGCAGACGGGGGCTATAGCCCAATTTAATACAAATTCAGGGCCGTTTTTGTTGTTCGGCGCGACCGGCAGCGGCAAAACCGAAGTCTATTTGCAATGCGTCGAACAGTTGCTCGTGCGCGAGCCCGATGCCCAGGCGATGGTGATGGTGCCCGAGATCAACCTCACGCCGCAGTTGGAGGCGCGTTTCATGGCGCGGTTTGCTCCCATGTATGGTGACGGCGCCGTGGTGTCCATGCAC contains these protein-coding regions:
- the hemE gene encoding uroporphyrinogen decarboxylase, whose translation is MNTSTNSSAFAPLKNDTFLRACLRQATDYTPIWMMRQAGRFLPEYRATRAKAGSFMGLATNTDYATEVTLQPVERFPIDAAILFSDILTVPDAMGLGLSFALGEGPKFAHPVQDEAAVAKLAVPDMDKLRYVFDAVTSIRKALNGKVPLIGFSGSPWTLGCYMVEGAGSDDYRLVKTMLYSRPDLMHRILQINADSVAQYLNAQIEAGAQAVMIFDSWGGVLADGAFQEFSLAYTARVLAQLKREHNGARIPRIVFTKGGGMWLKEMGLLDCDVLGLDWTVNLAKARAIVGDSKALQGNMDPNVLFASPAQIAAEATRVLDSFGTPYAGEGTGPTHIFNLGHGISQHTPPEHVAALVQAVHEHSRKMRA